The Penaeus vannamei isolate JL-2024 chromosome 39, ASM4276789v1, whole genome shotgun sequence genome window below encodes:
- the LOC138860014 gene encoding pro-resilin-like: MNSKVLLLVTLVAVAAADRRPYSYSAPEFSSEEFGPAHYNFDWAVQHSDSGNNFGHQEARDGHDTQGSYYVQLPDGRLQTVRFTVQGDSGFLPEVSYEGEARYPDSFESFESFESRESRRYAPPRPVYG; the protein is encoded by the exons ATGAACTCAAAG GTCCTTCTTCTCGTGACTCTCGTGGCTGTGGCAGCCGCTGACAGGCGCCCCTACTCGTACTCCGCCCCCGAG TTTTCCTCTGAGGAATTCGGCCCCGCCCACTACAACTTCGACTGGGCGGTCCAGCACAGCGACTCCGGCAACAACTTCGGCCACCAGGAGGCCCGCGACGGCCACGACACCcaaggatcctactacgtgcagctccccgacggccgcctgcagaccgtcagGTTCACAGTCCAAGGAGACTCAGGATTCCTCCCTGAGGTGTCCTACGAAGGAGAGGCTCGCTACCCTGACTCCTTCGAGTCGTTCGAGTCGTTCGAGTCTCGTGAATCTCGTCGCTACGCCCCTCCAAGGCCCGTGTATGGTTAG
- the LOC113809464 gene encoding pro-resilin-like: MNSKVLLLVTLVGVAAADRRPYSYSAPEFSSEEFGPANYNFDWAVQHSDSGNNFGHQEARDGHDTQGSYYVQLPDGRLQTVRFTVQGDSGFLPEVSYEGEARYPDSFESFESFESRESRGYAPPRPVYG; this comes from the exons ATGAACTCAAAG GTCCTTCTTCTCGTGACTCTCGTGGGTGTCGCCGCCGCTGACAGGCGCCCCTACTCGTACTCCGCCCCCGAG TTTTCCTCAGAGGAATTCGGCCCCGCCAACTACAACTTCGACTGGGCGGTCCAGCACAGCGACTCCGGCAACAACTTCGGCCACCAGGAGGCCCGCGACGGCCACGACACCcaaggatcctactacgtgcagctccccgacggccgcctgcagaccgtcagGTTCACTGTCCAAGGAGACTCAGGATTCCTCCCTGAGGTGTCCTACGAGGGAGAGGCTCGCTACCCTGACTCCTTCGAATCCTTCGAGTCGTTCGAGTCCCGTGAATCTCGTGGCTACGCCCCTCCAAGGCCCGTGTATGGTTAG
- the LOC138860013 gene encoding pro-resilin-like: MNSKVLLLVTLVAVAAADRRPYSYSAPEFSSEEFGPANYNFDWAVQHSDSGNNFGHQEARDGHDTQGSYYVQLPDGRLQTVRFTVQGDSGFLPEVSYEGEARYPDSFESFESFESFESRESRGYAPPRPVYG; encoded by the exons ATGAACTCAAAG GTCCTCCTTCTCGTGACTCTCGTGGCTGTCGCCGCCGCTGACAGGCGACCCTACTCCTACTCCGCCCCCGAG TTCTCTTCCGAGGAATTCGGCCCCGCCAACTACAACTTCGACTGGGCGGTCCAGCACAGCGACTCCGGCAACAATTTCGGCCACCAGGAGGCCCGCGACGGCCACGACACCcaaggatcctactacgtgcagctccccgacggccgcctgcagaccgtcagGTTCACTGTCCAAGGAGACTCAGGATTCCTCCCTGAGGTGTCCTACGAGGGAGAGGCTCGTTATCCTGACTCCTTCGAGTCGTTCGAGTCGTTCGAGTCGTTCGAGTCTCGTGAATCTCGTGGCTACGCCCCTCCAAGGCCCGTGTATGGTTGA
- the LOC113809532 gene encoding pro-resilin-like, translating into MDIWHKLYSFHTNMNSKVLLLVTLVAVAAADRRPYSYSAPEFSSEEFGPANYNFDWAVQHSDSGNNFGHQEARDGHDTQGSYYVQLPDGRLQTVRFTVQGDSGFLPEVSYEGEARYPDSFESFESFESFESRESRGYAPPRPVYG; encoded by the exons ATGGATATCTGGCACAAGTTGTACAGCTTCCACACCAACATGAACTCAAAG GTCCTCCTTCTCGTGACTCTCGTGGCTGTCGCCGCCGCTGACAGGCGACCCTACTCCTACTCCGCCCCCGAG TTTTCCTCTGAGGAATTCGGCCCCGCCAACTACAACTTCGACTGGGCGGTCCAGCACAGCGACTCCGGCAACAACTTCGGCCACCAGGAGGCCCGCGACGGCCACGACACCcaaggatcctactacgtgcagctccccgacggccgcctgcagaccgtcagGTTCACTGTCCAAGGAGACTCAGGATTCCTCCCTGAGGTGTCCTACGAAGGAGAGGCTCGCTACCCTGACTCCTTTGAATCCTTCGAGTCGTTCGAGTCGTTCGAGTCCCGTGAATCTCGTGGCTACGCCCCTCCACGACCTGTGTACGGGTAA